In Natronomonas halophila, one DNA window encodes the following:
- the purH gene encoding bifunctional phosphoribosylaminoimidazolecarboxamide formyltransferase/IMP cyclohydrolase, translating into MKLAGMASNRGRNLLHLADAAPGGAEFSVILSNEEGAPVLEDAAERGIPTEVVEKSDEESRAEHERRILQRLEGYDVDLVCLDGYMRILTEEFLDQAPTTLNVHPSLLPSFPGMDAHEQVLEAGVSVTGCTVHIVDETVDGGPIVTQEPVPVYDGDDAADLKERVLHEAEFTAYPRAVKWFAEDAVTIEDGDVAVEGDDGGQFPARRFVGEDRGRELRYGENPHQDAAVYVDGSAEEASVVAADQLNEGAKALSYNNYNDADGALSLIKEFDEPAAAVIKHTNPAGCATADDLATAYENALSTDPMSAFGGIVALNRECDAATAEQITDSFKEVVVAPGYTEAALDVLFEKDNLRVLDVGDLDEITETLVEKDLVGGRLVQERDLQKLTADDLEFVTDREPTDEQVETMLFAWQTIKHVKSNAILFAKGTETVGVGMGQVSRVDAVRLAAMKADEHAEGKDAEGAVMASDAFFPFPDGIEEAAEAGIEAVIQPGGSVNDEDVIEACNEHDIAMAFTGNRAFQH; encoded by the coding sequence ATGAAACTCGCCGGTATGGCCTCGAACCGCGGCCGGAACCTGCTGCATCTCGCGGACGCCGCACCGGGCGGCGCGGAGTTTTCCGTCATCCTCTCCAACGAGGAGGGCGCACCCGTGTTGGAAGACGCTGCCGAGCGCGGCATCCCGACCGAAGTCGTCGAGAAGTCCGACGAGGAATCACGGGCGGAACACGAACGGCGAATCCTCCAGCGCCTCGAAGGCTACGACGTCGACCTCGTCTGTCTGGACGGCTACATGCGCATCCTGACAGAGGAGTTCCTCGACCAGGCGCCGACGACGCTCAACGTCCATCCGTCCCTGCTTCCCTCCTTCCCGGGCATGGACGCCCACGAGCAGGTACTGGAGGCCGGCGTCTCCGTCACCGGCTGTACCGTCCACATCGTCGACGAGACCGTCGATGGCGGCCCCATCGTCACGCAGGAGCCGGTCCCCGTCTACGACGGCGACGACGCCGCTGATTTGAAAGAGCGCGTGCTCCACGAGGCGGAGTTCACCGCCTACCCGCGCGCAGTCAAGTGGTTCGCCGAGGACGCAGTCACCATCGAGGACGGCGACGTTGCCGTCGAGGGCGACGACGGCGGCCAGTTCCCCGCCCGCCGCTTCGTCGGCGAGGACCGCGGCCGCGAACTCCGCTACGGGGAGAACCCCCATCAGGACGCCGCTGTCTACGTCGATGGCTCCGCCGAGGAGGCCAGCGTCGTCGCCGCCGACCAACTCAACGAGGGCGCGAAAGCGCTGTCGTACAACAACTACAACGACGCCGACGGCGCCTTGAGCCTCATCAAGGAGTTCGACGAACCCGCCGCCGCCGTTATCAAGCACACCAATCCCGCCGGCTGTGCGACGGCCGACGACCTCGCGACCGCCTACGAGAACGCGCTGTCGACGGACCCGATGAGCGCCTTCGGCGGCATCGTCGCCCTCAATCGGGAGTGCGACGCCGCCACTGCCGAGCAGATTACCGATTCGTTCAAGGAAGTCGTCGTCGCGCCCGGATACACCGAGGCCGCCCTCGACGTCCTCTTCGAGAAGGACAACCTCCGGGTCCTCGACGTGGGCGACCTCGACGAAATCACCGAGACGCTCGTCGAGAAGGACCTCGTCGGCGGCCGCCTCGTCCAGGAGCGGGACCTCCAGAAACTCACCGCCGACGACCTGGAGTTCGTCACCGACCGCGAACCCACCGACGAGCAGGTCGAGACGATGCTCTTCGCCTGGCAGACTATCAAACACGTCAAATCCAACGCCATCCTCTTCGCGAAGGGCACCGAGACGGTCGGCGTCGGCATGGGACAGGTCTCCCGGGTCGATGCCGTCCGCCTCGCCGCGATGAAGGCCGACGAGCACGCCGAAGGCAAGGATGCCGAGGGGGCTGTCATGGCCTCTGACGCCTTCTTCCCGTTCCCGGACGGCATCGAGGAGGCCGCCGAGGCCGGCATCGAGGCCGTCATCCAGCCCGGCGGCTCCGTCAACGACGAGGACGTCATCGAGGCCTGCAACGAACACGACATCGCGATGGCCTTCACCGGCAATCGCGCGTTCCAGCACTAA
- a CDS encoding DUF7544 domain-containing protein, which translates to MALHAAQNVGDAIDATREFLFPFELRRWLKLAVVALFIGGGLNAPSGQFGGSGSTPDPNGGGELPATLPADFVTILAVVAAVAVAFALVFGIIGAIMEFVFVESIRTDEVRLRRYWSDRWRQGLRLFGFRVLIGLPVLALFLGWVALFFAPLLMSVQLPEISAGVFLLGLPVLLVVGVVVGAVYSFTTLFVVPLMIQNDSGVLAGWRRLWPSIKREWKQYGAFALIGAVLTFVVGLIASMAVGIAAIVLLIPFAIVGVLVYLALSFSSAGTALIAVLAVIFAVVMLVVWALVQVPIVAYLRYYALLVLGDIEAEFDIIPDQREAIRD; encoded by the coding sequence ATGGCCCTCCATGCCGCCCAGAACGTCGGTGATGCGATAGACGCGACGCGCGAGTTCCTCTTTCCGTTCGAGTTGCGTCGCTGGTTGAAACTCGCCGTCGTCGCCCTGTTTATCGGCGGCGGCCTGAACGCCCCGTCGGGACAGTTCGGCGGCTCCGGTAGTACGCCCGACCCCAACGGTGGCGGCGAACTCCCCGCCACGCTTCCGGCCGACTTCGTCACGATTCTCGCCGTCGTCGCAGCGGTCGCCGTCGCCTTCGCGCTGGTGTTCGGTATCATCGGCGCCATCATGGAGTTCGTCTTCGTCGAATCGATTCGCACCGACGAGGTCCGACTCCGCCGATACTGGAGCGACCGATGGCGACAGGGGCTCCGGCTGTTCGGCTTCCGGGTTCTCATCGGTCTGCCCGTACTCGCCCTGTTTTTGGGCTGGGTGGCGCTGTTCTTCGCACCCCTCCTGATGTCCGTCCAGCTCCCCGAGATTTCGGCCGGCGTCTTCCTGCTCGGCCTTCCGGTCCTGCTCGTCGTCGGCGTCGTCGTCGGTGCCGTCTACAGCTTTACGACCCTCTTCGTCGTCCCGCTGATGATACAGAACGACTCGGGCGTGCTGGCCGGCTGGCGTCGACTCTGGCCCTCCATCAAGCGCGAGTGGAAGCAGTACGGGGCCTTCGCGCTCATCGGGGCCGTCCTCACGTTCGTGGTCGGCCTCATCGCCTCGATGGCCGTCGGAATCGCCGCCATCGTTCTCCTCATCCCCTTCGCTATCGTCGGCGTGCTCGTCTACCTGGCCCTCTCGTTTTCGTCGGCCGGAACGGCCCTGATAGCCGTCCTCGCCGTGATTTTCGCCGTCGTCATGTTGGTCGTCTGGGCGCTCGTGCAGGTGCCAATCGTGGCCTATCTCCGTTACTACGCCCTGCTCGTGCTCGGGGATATCGAAGCCGAGTTCGACATCATCCCCGACCAGCGCGAGGCGATTCGGGACTGA
- a CDS encoding DsrE family protein: protein MTEKTVFHLPEGDESYGKRVFRNAANLLADTTVDSTVAVVVNGGGIEHVLTDAPAAEQARQLLDAGVELCVCQNTLEGTDYAVADLLDGVRIVSSAMAELTRKQNDGYAYIRP, encoded by the coding sequence ATGACTGAAAAGACCGTCTTCCATCTGCCGGAGGGCGATGAGTCCTACGGCAAGCGCGTCTTCCGGAACGCCGCCAATCTGCTCGCCGACACTACCGTCGATTCGACGGTCGCGGTCGTCGTCAACGGCGGCGGCATCGAGCACGTCCTGACCGACGCGCCAGCCGCCGAGCAGGCTCGGCAGTTGCTCGATGCCGGCGTCGAACTCTGCGTCTGTCAGAACACGCTGGAAGGGACCGACTACGCGGTAGCGGACCTCCTCGATGGGGTCCGCATCGTCTCCTCGGCGATGGCCGAACTGACGCGAAAACAGAACGACGGCTACGCCTATATCAGGCCCTAA
- a CDS encoding ABC transporter ATP-binding protein: MALNDPSLDARVRVDGVSKQYSGQNGPVQALKNVSFDVEDGEFVCIVGPSGCGKTTLFRIIAGLESATDGEVYLSGERVDEPTPNMGVVFQEYHLFPWRTVRGNVAFGLEKQGTPKAERRERVAHLVDLVGLEGFSESYPKELSGGMKQRVAIARALAADPELLLMDEPFGAVDAQTREMLQNELLDIWQETEKTVLFVTHDVEEAVKLADRIVVMAKEPGRILETVEVDLPRPRTRSDAEFGEYYERVLDLIRS, encoded by the coding sequence ATGGCGCTGAACGACCCCTCGCTGGACGCCCGCGTCCGGGTCGATGGCGTCTCCAAGCAGTACTCCGGCCAGAACGGGCCGGTGCAGGCCCTGAAGAACGTCTCCTTCGACGTCGAGGACGGCGAGTTCGTCTGTATCGTCGGCCCCTCCGGGTGTGGGAAGACGACCCTGTTCCGCATCATCGCGGGACTGGAATCGGCCACCGATGGCGAGGTGTATCTGAGCGGCGAGCGGGTCGACGAACCCACACCGAACATGGGCGTCGTCTTCCAGGAGTACCACCTCTTCCCGTGGCGGACCGTTCGCGGCAACGTCGCCTTCGGCCTCGAAAAACAGGGAACACCGAAGGCCGAGCGCCGCGAGCGCGTCGCCCACCTCGTCGACCTCGTCGGCCTCGAAGGCTTCTCCGAGAGCTACCCGAAGGAACTCTCCGGCGGCATGAAACAACGGGTCGCCATCGCCCGCGCGCTGGCGGCCGACCCCGAACTCCTGCTCATGGACGAACCGTTCGGCGCCGTCGACGCCCAGACCCGCGAGATGCTCCAGAACGAACTGCTCGACATCTGGCAGGAGACGGAGAAAACGGTGCTTTTCGTCACCCACGATGTCGAGGAGGCGGTCAAACTCGCCGACCGCATCGTCGTGATGGCCAAAGAGCCGGGGCGCATCCTCGAAACCGTCGAGGTCGACCTGCCGCGGCCGCGCACTCGTTCGGACGCCGAGTTCGGCGAATACTACGAGCGCGTTCTCGACCTCATCCGGAGTTAG
- a CDS encoding ABC transporter permease, translated as MATETDVGLDDEPVESFIEDLDPQRALLGIAGITGFVALWWVASLFQPAYILPSPLAVAETFYAEAASGEMLTAIQQSILHWIPGVVAGTVLGIAAGVGLAWSPIADDVSAPLVRLLRPVPPLALIGFAIAWFGINHAGAAFIIAVGGFWINFYAAYGGVEGVSDDLLDVARSLGVDGDLELLRSVVVPAASPEILTGARTGIGRCWMLVVASEIFGVPGIGRRILRASNNLQVDAVIAYILVLSLMFLLVDVAFRAVQRRVLVWR; from the coding sequence ATGGCAACCGAAACCGACGTTGGGCTCGACGACGAACCCGTCGAGTCCTTCATAGAGGACCTGGACCCCCAGCGGGCGCTTCTCGGTATCGCCGGCATCACCGGCTTCGTCGCGCTGTGGTGGGTGGCGTCGCTGTTCCAACCCGCCTACATCCTGCCGTCGCCGCTGGCGGTCGCCGAAACGTTCTACGCGGAGGCCGCAAGCGGCGAGATGCTGACGGCCATTCAGCAAAGCATCCTCCATTGGATTCCGGGCGTCGTCGCGGGCACGGTCCTCGGCATCGCCGCCGGCGTCGGCCTGGCGTGGAGCCCCATCGCCGACGACGTCTCCGCGCCGCTGGTCCGCCTGCTCCGGCCCGTCCCGCCGCTGGCGCTCATCGGCTTCGCCATCGCGTGGTTCGGCATCAACCACGCCGGCGCCGCCTTCATCATCGCCGTCGGCGGCTTCTGGATCAACTTCTATGCCGCCTACGGCGGCGTCGAGGGCGTCTCCGACGACCTGCTGGACGTCGCCCGGAGCCTCGGCGTCGATGGCGACCTCGAACTCCTGCGGTCGGTCGTCGTGCCCGCTGCGTCCCCCGAAATCCTGACCGGTGCCCGGACCGGCATCGGCCGCTGTTGGATGCTCGTTGTCGCCTCCGAAATATTCGGCGTCCCCGGCATCGGCCGGCGCATCCTCCGGGCCTCGAACAACCTGCAGGTCGACGCAGTCATCGCCTACATCCTCGTGTTGAGCCTCATGTTCCTGCTGGTCGACGTGGCCTTCCGGGCCGTCCAACGGAGGGTGCTCGTATGGCGCTGA
- a CDS encoding ABC transporter substrate-binding protein, with product MTEFTPSRRAYLGGIGAAATAGLAGCLGGGNGGGSLDELTVAHMPIFPDLQYYVMEGEGYFDEIDASIDGREFTDGPAIIQAYGGGDIDIAMFGIVPAMIVIDRGLPAKVTATNIKEPMGIMVHEDLQAMWDEHGADAFGVWEEEKGEKFQFGTFPQGSVPDVLLRYWLSDKVGVDPESAVEITEIGGANAVFQAIVNDEINGTSIMEPVPTRVSSTDSPVSMFRTAAEIMPGQPAAVTLMSDEVRDSDLATQFLEQHVRATDFINENPDTTADIVESGIGMDRDLARQALDSPLSNFVTDPAEIENGTEIFAEFAYDNGQIDQQLTLDDIFDYSVYENL from the coding sequence ATGACGGAATTCACTCCCTCTCGACGCGCGTATCTCGGCGGTATCGGTGCCGCAGCGACCGCTGGCCTCGCCGGCTGTCTCGGCGGCGGCAACGGCGGTGGCAGCCTCGACGAACTAACCGTCGCGCACATGCCCATCTTCCCCGACCTGCAGTACTACGTGATGGAAGGCGAGGGCTACTTCGACGAAATCGACGCCAGCATCGACGGCCGGGAGTTCACCGACGGCCCCGCCATCATTCAGGCCTACGGCGGCGGCGACATCGACATCGCGATGTTCGGCATCGTCCCCGCGATGATCGTCATCGACCGCGGCCTGCCCGCGAAGGTGACCGCGACCAACATCAAGGAGCCGATGGGCATCATGGTCCACGAGGACCTGCAGGCGATGTGGGACGAACACGGCGCCGACGCCTTCGGCGTCTGGGAAGAGGAGAAAGGCGAGAAGTTCCAGTTCGGCACCTTCCCGCAGGGCTCGGTGCCCGACGTGCTCCTCCGGTACTGGCTCTCCGATAAAGTCGGCGTCGACCCCGAGTCGGCCGTCGAAATCACCGAAATCGGCGGCGCGAACGCCGTCTTCCAGGCCATCGTCAACGACGAAATCAACGGCACCTCCATCATGGAACCGGTGCCGACCCGCGTGTCGAGTACCGACTCGCCGGTGAGCATGTTCCGAACCGCCGCCGAAATCATGCCCGGGCAGCCCGCCGCCGTCACGCTCATGAGCGACGAGGTCCGCGACTCCGACCTCGCGACCCAGTTCCTCGAACAGCACGTCCGGGCGACCGACTTCATCAACGAGAACCCCGACACGACGGCCGACATCGTCGAAAGCGGCATCGGCATGGACCGCGACCTCGCCCGACAGGCCCTCGACAGCCCGCTCTCGAACTTCGTGACTGACCCCGCCGAAATCGAGAACGGGACGGAAATCTTCGCCGAGTTCGCCTACGACAACGGCCAGATCGACCAGCAACTGACGCTCGACGACATCTTCGATTACAGCGTCTACGAGAACCTCTAA
- a CDS encoding pyridoxal phosphate-dependent aminotransferase, with translation MPQFSSRVEQVSISGIREVFEAAGEDAINLGLGQPDFPTPEHARQAAIEAIEAGDTDAYTSNKGTLELREAIAAKHDRDNAFSVDPNDVIATAGGSEALHIAIEAHVDAGEEVIYPDPGFVSYEALTHLAGGEPNPVELREDLTMAPEAVEEAITDDTAAFVVNSPANPTGAVQSEEDMREFARIADEYDVLCISDEVYEPFVFDGEHYSPMDFAQTDSVVVVNACSKAYSMTGWRLGWVTGSHERIERMLRVHQYAQACASAPAQYAAEAALNGPQDHTKEMREAFEERRDILLEGLQDMGLDVPTPQGAFYAMPRVPDGWVDEVIDRGVVVVPGEVFGENGEGHARISYATDVETLKEALEIMREATEAVQ, from the coding sequence ATGCCACAGTTCTCATCGCGCGTCGAGCAGGTTTCCATCAGCGGCATCCGCGAGGTGTTCGAGGCGGCCGGCGAGGACGCCATCAACCTCGGGTTGGGCCAACCCGACTTCCCGACGCCGGAGCACGCTCGGCAGGCAGCCATCGAGGCCATCGAGGCCGGCGACACGGACGCCTACACGTCGAACAAGGGCACGCTGGAACTCCGGGAGGCAATCGCGGCGAAACACGACCGGGACAACGCCTTCTCCGTCGACCCCAACGATGTCATCGCCACCGCGGGCGGCAGCGAAGCCCTCCATATCGCCATCGAGGCCCACGTCGATGCGGGCGAGGAGGTCATCTATCCGGACCCCGGCTTCGTCTCCTACGAGGCGCTGACCCACCTCGCCGGCGGCGAACCCAACCCTGTCGAATTGCGCGAGGACCTGACGATGGCGCCGGAAGCCGTCGAGGAGGCCATCACCGACGACACCGCCGCCTTCGTCGTCAACAGTCCCGCCAACCCGACGGGCGCCGTCCAGAGCGAGGAAGACATGCGGGAGTTCGCCCGCATCGCCGACGAGTACGACGTGCTGTGTATCTCCGATGAGGTCTACGAGCCGTTCGTCTTCGACGGCGAGCACTACTCGCCGATGGATTTCGCCCAGACGGACAGCGTCGTCGTCGTCAACGCCTGCTCGAAGGCCTACTCGATGACCGGCTGGCGCCTCGGCTGGGTGACCGGCTCCCACGAGCGTATCGAGCGGATGCTCAGAGTCCACCAGTACGCACAGGCCTGCGCCTCCGCGCCGGCCCAATACGCCGCCGAAGCCGCGCTGAACGGACCGCAGGACCACACCAAGGAGATGCGGGAAGCCTTCGAGGAACGCCGCGACATCCTGCTGGAGGGCTTGCAGGACATGGGTCTGGACGTGCCGACGCCGCAGGGGGCCTTCTACGCGATGCCCCGCGTGCCCGACGGCTGGGTCGACGAGGTCATCGACCGCGGCGTCGTCGTCGTCCCCGGCGAGGTCTTCGGCGAGAACGGCGAGGGCCACGCCCGCATCTCCTATGCGACCGACGTCGAGACGCTGAAGGAAGCACTCGAAATCATGCGCGAGGCGACCGAGGCCGTCCAGTAA
- a CDS encoding CPBP family intramembrane glutamic endopeptidase: MRKPSIRTVLRDENQRLRWPFRLVWNDTDRRPQLLIRLTLAFALFIALAGAGNQFRPTLLSGDTPLVRTINMLGRQLPNAVGLALATVIAALVIDRRRLTDFGLRIDQGWWHGIVGGTILGAGITLLSIVIGLRMGYYEFAGTVRTHRPLVWPFLAAGGAVFQLIFVVPEELFVRGYLITNVTEDLDSVQRIPRWVAVGIGILASSGVFYLTHAAGKGTTYGGMAGGISILLGLAYVFSGDLSVPIGIHFGFNFAGVLAGTNVQPASLLRLTSSTTIQESIALPVEAVFVRLVGAVLGIGLLVAWYHAVRGPLRVAPTLHCPTLRWKPTDDTLDE, from the coding sequence ATGCGAAAGCCCTCCATCCGAACAGTACTTCGTGACGAGAACCAGCGGTTACGGTGGCCGTTCCGCCTCGTCTGGAACGACACTGACCGACGGCCGCAACTCCTTATCCGCCTCACGCTGGCGTTCGCGTTGTTCATCGCGCTGGCAGGGGCAGGAAACCAGTTCCGGCCGACGCTTCTCTCCGGTGATACCCCGCTCGTCCGGACCATCAACATGCTCGGGCGACAACTCCCGAATGCGGTCGGCCTCGCTCTGGCAACCGTCATCGCTGCTCTCGTGATCGACCGGCGGCGTCTCACCGATTTCGGGTTACGAATCGACCAGGGCTGGTGGCATGGCATCGTCGGGGGGACCATACTCGGCGCGGGCATCACCCTTCTCTCGATTGTCATCGGGCTCCGTATGGGCTACTACGAGTTCGCAGGCACCGTACGGACCCATCGCCCCCTTGTTTGGCCCTTCCTCGCGGCCGGCGGCGCCGTGTTCCAACTGATATTCGTCGTCCCGGAGGAACTGTTCGTCCGCGGATATCTCATCACCAACGTAACCGAGGACCTCGATAGCGTTCAGCGGATTCCGCGATGGGTGGCTGTCGGTATCGGCATACTCGCGTCCTCAGGCGTGTTCTACCTGACACATGCCGCCGGAAAAGGGACGACCTACGGGGGGATGGCCGGTGGGATATCCATCTTGCTCGGCCTCGCGTACGTGTTCAGCGGTGATCTGTCCGTCCCCATCGGCATCCACTTCGGCTTCAACTTCGCCGGTGTATTGGCCGGCACGAACGTTCAACCGGCTAGCCTTCTCCGGCTAACGAGTAGCACGACCATCCAGGAGTCAATTGCGCTTCCTGTCGAGGCAGTTTTCGTCCGACTGGTCGGCGCCGTACTCGGAATCGGTCTGCTGGTCGCTTGGTACCACGCCGTACGTGGCCCACTCCGAGTCGCTCCAACCCTCCACTGTCCGACCCTCCGCTGGAAACCGACAGACGACACGCTGGATGAGTGA
- a CDS encoding UbiA family prenyltransferase: MAIARHGTGLRADVGALASQVHPVFMLPPLAASAFGAVLADRLDVLLLALHLVAAFAGLYTAHIKDGYVDFHQRGEDDDHPLTALGCRAALAGATALFFACMVAIGLLVNVWAALLTLPGWIIGYLHAPQLDLNPVGATAGYPAGIAFALLGGYYVQAEALSATVAAFAAIFFVVLAGIKTIDDATDYEYDRSIGKRTVAVVLGRETARRFAYGLMGAGMAAVVALAFLETFPPASVFAPAVFAAVAAFAWRAGEDDGLATKLLIRGSYLFLAVLVAAVWIG; the protein is encoded by the coding sequence ATGGCAATCGCACGCCACGGCACGGGGCTGCGGGCGGACGTGGGCGCACTCGCATCGCAGGTGCATCCGGTGTTCATGCTGCCGCCGCTCGCAGCGTCGGCCTTCGGCGCAGTGTTGGCCGACCGACTCGACGTGCTCTTGCTCGCTCTCCATCTCGTCGCCGCCTTCGCGGGGCTGTACACCGCTCACATCAAGGACGGATACGTCGATTTCCACCAGCGCGGCGAGGACGACGACCACCCGCTGACCGCCCTCGGCTGTCGGGCCGCCTTGGCGGGTGCGACGGCCCTCTTTTTTGCCTGTATGGTGGCTATCGGCCTGCTCGTGAACGTGTGGGCGGCCCTCCTCACACTGCCGGGTTGGATTATCGGCTATCTGCACGCGCCACAACTGGACCTCAATCCCGTCGGTGCGACGGCGGGCTACCCCGCGGGTATCGCCTTCGCCCTCCTCGGTGGTTACTACGTGCAGGCCGAGGCGCTGTCGGCGACCGTCGCCGCCTTCGCAGCCATCTTCTTCGTCGTCCTCGCGGGCATCAAGACCATCGACGACGCGACGGACTACGAGTACGACCGCTCGATTGGCAAGCGAACGGTGGCGGTCGTGTTGGGTCGTGAAACGGCCCGCCGCTTTGCTTACGGATTGATGGGCGCCGGGATGGCCGCGGTCGTCGCGCTCGCTTTCCTCGAGACCTTCCCGCCAGCGAGCGTCTTTGCCCCCGCCGTCTTCGCCGCCGTCGCCGCCTTCGCGTGGCGGGCCGGCGAGGACGACGGCCTCGCGACGAAACTCCTGATTCGAGGTTCGTATCTCTTTCTCGCGGTGCTGGTCGCGGCGGTGTGGATTGGGTGA
- a CDS encoding redox-regulated ATPase YchF: MLSVALAGKPNAGKSTFYKAATMAEVDVGNYPFTTIDPNRGVSHVRTRCPCLDRDERCGNENCHDGKRYVPIELLDVAGLVPGAHEGKGLGNQFLDALSNADVILNVVDASGGTNAEGEPVEVGSYDPVQDIEFIQEEMDLWLASIIEGNWEAVERQSRSPEFDFEEVLTEMLTGVGATEYDVMAVLREIDYTSDPFEWSDEDKEELARLVRERTKPIVVVANKADIAPEENIERLEEAAGHVIPCTAEGELALRQAVEAGVVDYDPGDEDFEITGDISDSQEEGLNRIRDVMTEWGGTGLQQSLNEAIYDLLDRITVYPVQDGSKWTDGQGNVLPDAFLLREDATPKDLAFAVHSDIGEGYLHAVDARENRRIGEDHELDEGDVIKIVSTAS, encoded by the coding sequence ATGCTCTCGGTCGCGCTCGCCGGCAAGCCCAACGCCGGCAAATCGACGTTCTACAAGGCCGCCACGATGGCGGAGGTGGACGTGGGCAACTACCCCTTCACGACAATCGACCCGAACCGCGGGGTCAGCCACGTCCGCACCCGATGCCCCTGCCTCGACCGCGACGAGCGGTGCGGCAACGAGAACTGCCACGACGGCAAGCGCTACGTCCCCATCGAACTGCTGGACGTGGCCGGCCTCGTCCCCGGCGCCCACGAGGGGAAGGGCCTCGGCAACCAGTTCCTCGACGCGCTGTCGAACGCCGACGTCATCCTCAACGTCGTCGACGCCTCGGGCGGTACGAACGCGGAGGGCGAACCCGTCGAGGTCGGCAGTTACGACCCCGTTCAGGACATCGAGTTCATTCAGGAGGAGATGGACCTGTGGCTGGCGTCCATCATCGAAGGCAACTGGGAGGCCGTCGAGCGGCAGTCCCGCTCGCCGGAGTTCGACTTCGAGGAGGTCCTCACCGAGATGCTCACCGGCGTCGGCGCGACCGAATACGACGTGATGGCCGTCCTCCGGGAAATCGACTACACCTCCGACCCCTTCGAGTGGAGCGACGAGGACAAGGAGGAACTCGCCCGCCTCGTCCGCGAGCGCACCAAGCCAATCGTCGTCGTCGCCAACAAGGCAGATATCGCGCCCGAGGAGAACATCGAGCGCCTCGAAGAGGCCGCAGGCCACGTCATCCCCTGTACCGCCGAAGGCGAACTCGCCCTCCGCCAGGCCGTCGAGGCCGGCGTTGTCGACTACGACCCCGGCGACGAGGACTTCGAGATTACGGGCGATATCTCCGACTCGCAGGAGGAGGGCCTCAATCGCATCCGCGACGTGATGACCGAATGGGGCGGCACGGGCCTCCAGCAGTCGCTCAACGAAGCCATCTACGACCTGCTGGACCGCATCACGGTCTATCCCGTGCAGGACGGCTCGAAGTGGACCGACGGACAGGGCAACGTCCTGCCGGACGCCTTCCTGCTGCGCGAGGACGCCACGCCGAAGGACCTCGCCTTCGCCGTCCACTCCGATATCGGCGAGGGGTACCTCCACGCCGTCGACGCCCGCGAGAACCGCCGCATCGGCGAGGACCACGAACTCGACGAGGGCGACGTCATCAAAATCGTCTCGACGGCGAGCTAA
- a CDS encoding HAD family hydrolase gives MNAIFFDLDGTLLHTPDFATLLTETFNEVRGEARDEWLEEYSESFFDAFWNCEPNPYRRGFDAFGDDAEALAETLQRREIESCYPTEGLEGDLDRLAEEYRLGVLTNGVPEVQRAKLDASGLTGVFETVVSSYEVGAHKPDAEPFRTAEKRLPADGYAMVGDSDHDVEGADGVGWAAHRYDGGGFGDLPEALDW, from the coding sequence ATGAACGCGATTTTCTTCGACCTCGACGGGACCCTGCTCCACACCCCGGATTTCGCGACCCTCCTGACCGAGACGTTCAACGAGGTACGCGGTGAGGCCCGCGACGAGTGGCTGGAGGAGTACAGCGAGTCGTTCTTCGACGCGTTCTGGAACTGCGAACCGAACCCGTACCGACGAGGATTCGACGCCTTCGGCGACGATGCCGAGGCGCTCGCGGAGACCCTCCAGCGGCGGGAAATCGAGAGCTGTTACCCGACCGAGGGCCTCGAAGGCGACCTCGACCGACTGGCCGAGGAGTACCGCCTCGGCGTGCTGACCAACGGCGTCCCCGAGGTCCAGCGCGCGAAACTCGACGCCAGCGGCCTCACCGGTGTCTTCGAGACGGTCGTCTCCTCCTACGAGGTCGGCGCCCACAAACCCGACGCCGAACCGTTTCGAACCGCCGAAAAGCGCCTGCCTGCCGACGGGTACGCGATGGTCGGCGACAGCGACCACGACGTGGAGGGTGCCGACGGCGTCGGATGGGCGGCCCACCGCTACGACGGCGGCGGGTTCGGCGACCTGCCCGAGGCTCTCGACTGGTAG